One segment of Leptodactylus fuscus isolate aLepFus1 chromosome 7, aLepFus1.hap2, whole genome shotgun sequence DNA contains the following:
- the LOC142214453 gene encoding nuclear factor 7, ovary-like: MESLGGELICCICLDIYNDPMMLSCGHNFCLQCIHRALAATNRSGHYTCPECKIQYDQYPVILRNLKLRNIIQGLQVNSQKKLQHSLSDLTREREATEQRIDNLNEQKSKIQETSDSLEKVINQFFTMIEEDIKKFQKAVLGEISRNKEHALGQVSRFIQELEMRKHELSKKIQETQEMLHVDDPTTVLQQGPGIVDRYHQSDSVTVYLDQTPISLTLKRCLSSLIHMLSEFIHSSPGLKPSDVFLDIKSACNYIRVSPDCRSASYVNVDQGYPEGPQRFNVCQVLSTCSFSAQHYWVVDVRKAKEWIVGVVYQTMDRKSLADEAYIGFNDKSWGLEYRQHHHCLSALHNKVRAEVAANSPIHLLGVYVNYQSGLISFYQLGDHMRHLYSFSAPFTEILYAAFCVFPDSRITIRKREPRYKAGR; this comes from the coding sequence ATGGAGTCACTGGGCGGTGAGCTGATCTGCTGCATCTGTCTGGACATCTACAATGACCCCATGATGCTGTCCTGTGGCCATAACTTCTGTCTTCAGTGCATTCACCGTGCTCTGGCCGCAACCAATAGATCTGGACATTACACCTGCCCCGAGTGCAAGATACAGTATGACCAATACCCTGTGATACTAAGAAACCTAAAGCTGCGAAACATAATACAAGGTCTGCAGGTGAATTCTCAGAAGAAACTACAACATTCACTTTCGGACCTTACCAGAGAGCGAGAAGCCACCGAGCAGAGGATTGACAATCTCAATGAACAGAAAAGTAAAATTCAAGAAACCTCGGATAGTCTGGAGAAGGTAATAAACCAATTCTTTACTATGATAGAAGAAGATATCAAGAAATTCCAGAAGGCTGTGCTGGGCGAGATCTCTAGAAATAAGGAACATGCCCTGGGACAGGTCTCCAGATTCATCCAGGAGCTGGAGATGAGGAAGCACGAGCTGTCCAAGAAGATACAGGAGACCCAGGAGATGCTCCATGTTGACGATCCCACAACCGTTTTACAACAGGGGCCTGGAATAGTGGACAGGTATCACCAAAGTGACAGCGTTACGGTTTATTTGGACCAGACACCCATCAGCTTGACATTGAAGCGGTGCTTGTCCAGTCTCATTCATATGCTGTCTGAATTCATCCATTCGAGCCCTGGGCTAAAGCCTTCGGATGTATTCCTGGATATAAAATCCGCCTGTAACTATATACGTGTATCACCCGACTGCAGATCGGCCTCTTACGTTAATGTGGATCAAGGGTATCCGGAAGGCCCACAGCGCTTCAATGTCTGTCAGGTTCTCAGCACCTGCAGCTTCTCAGCACAGCATTATTGGGTGGTGGATGTGCGTAAGGCCAAAGAATGGATTGTCGGAGTGGTTTACCAGACCATGGACAGGAAATCACTGGCCGATGAGGCCTACATAGGTTTCAATGACAAGTCGTGGGGTCTGGAATACCGTCAGCACCACCATTGTCTTTCTGCTCTTCACAATAAAGTGAGGGCAGAAGTGGCTGCGAACTCTCCTATACATCTGCTCGGTGTGTACGTGAACTATCAATCTGGACTCATATCCTTTTACCAGCTGGGTGACCATATGAGACATTTATATAGCTTTTCTGCCCCCTTCACCGAGATCCTTTATGCCGCCTTCTGTGTGTTCCCAGACAGTCGCATAACAATCCGAAAAAGGGAGCCTCGGTATAAGGCAGGGCGGTGA